A single Meles meles chromosome 20, mMelMel3.1 paternal haplotype, whole genome shotgun sequence DNA region contains:
- the ARMC6 gene encoding armadillo repeat-containing protein 6 isoform X2, which yields MKMSSKRITQETFDAAVRENIEEFEMGPEEAVKEAVEQFESQGVDLSNIIKMAPKVSADGPQEPTHDILQALDDLQESMARSRPQEVSTHLARFLEQCKLHKASRFLAAQKGAYPILLAAWKLAVASDQGLLLQALNALSALTDGQPDLLDTQGLQLLVVTLAQNADAADLTCSGIRCVCHASLKHEENRQNLVKAGVLPLLTGAITRHGHCADVVREACWALRVMTFDDDIRVPFGHAHDHAKMIVQENGGLKVLIEAAKAFSDNPSVLSELCSTLSRLAVRNEFCQEVVDLGGLGVLVALLANCSDHQDVVKQVLSALRAIAGNDDVKDAIVRAGGTESIVAAMTQHLASPQVCEQSCAALCVLALRKPENSRVIMEGGGALVALRAMKAHPAEAGVQLPKFLQRDRKRRRWEESRNRPAC from the exons ATGAAGATGTCCTCCAAGCGCATCACCCAGGAGACCTTTGATGCAGCCGTTCGTGAAAACATTGAAGAGTTCGAGATGGGGCCAGAGGAGGCAGTAAAAGAGGCGGTGGAACAATTTGAATCACAAG GGGTTGATCTGAGCAACATTATAAAGATGGCACCCAAAGTCTCTGCAGATGGACCCCAGGAACCTACACATGACATCCTGCAG GCTCTGGATGACCTGCAGGAGTCCATGGCCCGCTCTCGCCCCCAGGAAGTATCCACACACCTCGCTCGCTTTTTGGAGCAGTGCAAGCTGCACAAGGCGAGCCGCTTCCTGGCAGCCCAGAAGGGGGCCTATCCCATCCTTCTCGCTGCCTGGAAGCTTGCTGTAGCAAGTGACCAGGGCCTCCTGCTCCAGGCCCTCAACGCCCTGTCAGCCCTGACCGATGGCCAGCCTGATCTCCTGGACACCCAGGGCCTGCAGCTGCTGGTGGTCACACTGGCCCAGAATGCTGACGCAGCTGATCTGACATGTTCTGGCATCCGCTGTGTGTGCCATGCCAGCCTGAAGCACGAGGAGAATCGGCAGAACCTGGTGAAGGCCGGTGTGCTGCCTCTGCTGACGGGTGCCATTACCCGGCATGGTCATTGTGCCGACGTGGTCAGAGAGGCCTGCTGGGCCCTCCGAGTCATGACCTTCGATGATGACATCCGTGTGCCCTTTGGCCATGCCCACGACCATGCCAAGATGATCGTGCAGGAGAATGGAGGCTTGAAGGTACTCATTGAGGCTGCCAAAG cATTCTCTGACAACCCCAGTGTCCTGAGTGAGCTCTGCAGCACTCTATCCCGCCTGGCCGTCCGCAACGAATTCTGCCAGGAAGTCGTCGACCTTGGGGGCCTCGGTGTCCTGGTGGCCCTACTAGCCAACTGCAGCGACCACCAG gACGTTGTAAAGCAAGTGTTGAGTGCCCTGCGGGCCATCGCAGGCAATGATGACGTGAAGGACGCCATTGTCCGAGCTGGCGGGACAGAGTCCATCGTGGCCGCCATGACCCAGCACTTGGCCAGTCCCCAG GTATGTGAGCAGAGCTGTGCGGCCCTGTGCGTCCTGGCCCTGCGGAAGCCAGAGAACAGCCGGGTCATCATGGAGGGCGGCGGCGCCCTGGTGGCACTGCGGGCCATGAAGGCACAccctgcagaggctggagtgcag ctcCCGAAG TTCCTTCAGAGGGATAGGAAGAGGAGGAGATGGGAGGAGAGCAG AAACAGGCCTGCATGCTGA
- the ARMC6 gene encoding armadillo repeat-containing protein 6 isoform X1: protein MKMSSKRITQETFDAAVRENIEEFEMGPEEAVKEAVEQFESQGVDLSNIIKMAPKVSADGPQEPTHDILQALDDLQESMARSRPQEVSTHLARFLEQCKLHKASRFLAAQKGAYPILLAAWKLAVASDQGLLLQALNALSALTDGQPDLLDTQGLQLLVVTLAQNADAADLTCSGIRCVCHASLKHEENRQNLVKAGVLPLLTGAITRHGHCADVVREACWALRVMTFDDDIRVPFGHAHDHAKMIVQENGGLKVLIEAAKAFSDNPSVLSELCSTLSRLAVRNEFCQEVVDLGGLGVLVALLANCSDHQDVVKQVLSALRAIAGNDDVKDAIVRAGGTESIVAAMTQHLASPQVCEQSCAALCVLALRKPENSRVIMEGGGALVALRAMKAHPAEAGVQKQACMLIRNLVARSQAFSQPILDLGAEALILQARAAHRDCEDVAKAALRDLGCRVELRELWTGQKGNLAP, encoded by the exons ATGAAGATGTCCTCCAAGCGCATCACCCAGGAGACCTTTGATGCAGCCGTTCGTGAAAACATTGAAGAGTTCGAGATGGGGCCAGAGGAGGCAGTAAAAGAGGCGGTGGAACAATTTGAATCACAAG GGGTTGATCTGAGCAACATTATAAAGATGGCACCCAAAGTCTCTGCAGATGGACCCCAGGAACCTACACATGACATCCTGCAG GCTCTGGATGACCTGCAGGAGTCCATGGCCCGCTCTCGCCCCCAGGAAGTATCCACACACCTCGCTCGCTTTTTGGAGCAGTGCAAGCTGCACAAGGCGAGCCGCTTCCTGGCAGCCCAGAAGGGGGCCTATCCCATCCTTCTCGCTGCCTGGAAGCTTGCTGTAGCAAGTGACCAGGGCCTCCTGCTCCAGGCCCTCAACGCCCTGTCAGCCCTGACCGATGGCCAGCCTGATCTCCTGGACACCCAGGGCCTGCAGCTGCTGGTGGTCACACTGGCCCAGAATGCTGACGCAGCTGATCTGACATGTTCTGGCATCCGCTGTGTGTGCCATGCCAGCCTGAAGCACGAGGAGAATCGGCAGAACCTGGTGAAGGCCGGTGTGCTGCCTCTGCTGACGGGTGCCATTACCCGGCATGGTCATTGTGCCGACGTGGTCAGAGAGGCCTGCTGGGCCCTCCGAGTCATGACCTTCGATGATGACATCCGTGTGCCCTTTGGCCATGCCCACGACCATGCCAAGATGATCGTGCAGGAGAATGGAGGCTTGAAGGTACTCATTGAGGCTGCCAAAG cATTCTCTGACAACCCCAGTGTCCTGAGTGAGCTCTGCAGCACTCTATCCCGCCTGGCCGTCCGCAACGAATTCTGCCAGGAAGTCGTCGACCTTGGGGGCCTCGGTGTCCTGGTGGCCCTACTAGCCAACTGCAGCGACCACCAG gACGTTGTAAAGCAAGTGTTGAGTGCCCTGCGGGCCATCGCAGGCAATGATGACGTGAAGGACGCCATTGTCCGAGCTGGCGGGACAGAGTCCATCGTGGCCGCCATGACCCAGCACTTGGCCAGTCCCCAG GTATGTGAGCAGAGCTGTGCGGCCCTGTGCGTCCTGGCCCTGCGGAAGCCAGAGAACAGCCGGGTCATCATGGAGGGCGGCGGCGCCCTGGTGGCACTGCGGGCCATGAAGGCACAccctgcagaggctggagtgcag AAACAGGCCTGCATGCTGATCCGTAACCTGGTGGCCCGCAGCCAGGCCTTCTCACAGCCCATCCTGGACCTGGGGGCTGAAGCACTCATCTTGCAGGCCCGTGCTGCCCACCGTGACTGCGAGGACGTGGCCAAGGCTGCCCTTCGGGACCTTGGCTGCCGTGTTGAGCTGCGAGAGCTGTGGACTGGCCAGAAGGGCAACCTGGCGCCGTGA
- the ARMC6 gene encoding armadillo repeat-containing protein 6 isoform X3, with protein sequence MGETNRRHLVGAGLAKALDDLQESMARSRPQEVSTHLARFLEQCKLHKASRFLAAQKGAYPILLAAWKLAVASDQGLLLQALNALSALTDGQPDLLDTQGLQLLVVTLAQNADAADLTCSGIRCVCHASLKHEENRQNLVKAGVLPLLTGAITRHGHCADVVREACWALRVMTFDDDIRVPFGHAHDHAKMIVQENGGLKVLIEAAKAFSDNPSVLSELCSTLSRLAVRNEFCQEVVDLGGLGVLVALLANCSDHQDVVKQVLSALRAIAGNDDVKDAIVRAGGTESIVAAMTQHLASPQVCEQSCAALCVLALRKPENSRVIMEGGGALVALRAMKAHPAEAGVQKQACMLIRNLVARSQAFSQPILDLGAEALILQARAAHRDCEDVAKAALRDLGCRVELRELWTGQKGNLAP encoded by the exons ATGGGAGAGACAAACAGGAGACATCTGGTAGGGGCCGGTCTGGCAAAG GCTCTGGATGACCTGCAGGAGTCCATGGCCCGCTCTCGCCCCCAGGAAGTATCCACACACCTCGCTCGCTTTTTGGAGCAGTGCAAGCTGCACAAGGCGAGCCGCTTCCTGGCAGCCCAGAAGGGGGCCTATCCCATCCTTCTCGCTGCCTGGAAGCTTGCTGTAGCAAGTGACCAGGGCCTCCTGCTCCAGGCCCTCAACGCCCTGTCAGCCCTGACCGATGGCCAGCCTGATCTCCTGGACACCCAGGGCCTGCAGCTGCTGGTGGTCACACTGGCCCAGAATGCTGACGCAGCTGATCTGACATGTTCTGGCATCCGCTGTGTGTGCCATGCCAGCCTGAAGCACGAGGAGAATCGGCAGAACCTGGTGAAGGCCGGTGTGCTGCCTCTGCTGACGGGTGCCATTACCCGGCATGGTCATTGTGCCGACGTGGTCAGAGAGGCCTGCTGGGCCCTCCGAGTCATGACCTTCGATGATGACATCCGTGTGCCCTTTGGCCATGCCCACGACCATGCCAAGATGATCGTGCAGGAGAATGGAGGCTTGAAGGTACTCATTGAGGCTGCCAAAG cATTCTCTGACAACCCCAGTGTCCTGAGTGAGCTCTGCAGCACTCTATCCCGCCTGGCCGTCCGCAACGAATTCTGCCAGGAAGTCGTCGACCTTGGGGGCCTCGGTGTCCTGGTGGCCCTACTAGCCAACTGCAGCGACCACCAG gACGTTGTAAAGCAAGTGTTGAGTGCCCTGCGGGCCATCGCAGGCAATGATGACGTGAAGGACGCCATTGTCCGAGCTGGCGGGACAGAGTCCATCGTGGCCGCCATGACCCAGCACTTGGCCAGTCCCCAG GTATGTGAGCAGAGCTGTGCGGCCCTGTGCGTCCTGGCCCTGCGGAAGCCAGAGAACAGCCGGGTCATCATGGAGGGCGGCGGCGCCCTGGTGGCACTGCGGGCCATGAAGGCACAccctgcagaggctggagtgcag AAACAGGCCTGCATGCTGATCCGTAACCTGGTGGCCCGCAGCCAGGCCTTCTCACAGCCCATCCTGGACCTGGGGGCTGAAGCACTCATCTTGCAGGCCCGTGCTGCCCACCGTGACTGCGAGGACGTGGCCAAGGCTGCCCTTCGGGACCTTGGCTGCCGTGTTGAGCTGCGAGAGCTGTGGACTGGCCAGAAGGGCAACCTGGCGCCGTGA
- the ARMC6 gene encoding armadillo repeat-containing protein 6 isoform X4, with amino-acid sequence MARSRPQEVSTHLARFLEQCKLHKASRFLAAQKGAYPILLAAWKLAVASDQGLLLQALNALSALTDGQPDLLDTQGLQLLVVTLAQNADAADLTCSGIRCVCHASLKHEENRQNLVKAGVLPLLTGAITRHGHCADVVREACWALRVMTFDDDIRVPFGHAHDHAKMIVQENGGLKVLIEAAKAFSDNPSVLSELCSTLSRLAVRNEFCQEVVDLGGLGVLVALLANCSDHQDVVKQVLSALRAIAGNDDVKDAIVRAGGTESIVAAMTQHLASPQVCEQSCAALCVLALRKPENSRVIMEGGGALVALRAMKAHPAEAGVQKQACMLIRNLVARSQAFSQPILDLGAEALILQARAAHRDCEDVAKAALRDLGCRVELRELWTGQKGNLAP; translated from the exons ATGGCCCGCTCTCGCCCCCAGGAAGTATCCACACACCTCGCTCGCTTTTTGGAGCAGTGCAAGCTGCACAAGGCGAGCCGCTTCCTGGCAGCCCAGAAGGGGGCCTATCCCATCCTTCTCGCTGCCTGGAAGCTTGCTGTAGCAAGTGACCAGGGCCTCCTGCTCCAGGCCCTCAACGCCCTGTCAGCCCTGACCGATGGCCAGCCTGATCTCCTGGACACCCAGGGCCTGCAGCTGCTGGTGGTCACACTGGCCCAGAATGCTGACGCAGCTGATCTGACATGTTCTGGCATCCGCTGTGTGTGCCATGCCAGCCTGAAGCACGAGGAGAATCGGCAGAACCTGGTGAAGGCCGGTGTGCTGCCTCTGCTGACGGGTGCCATTACCCGGCATGGTCATTGTGCCGACGTGGTCAGAGAGGCCTGCTGGGCCCTCCGAGTCATGACCTTCGATGATGACATCCGTGTGCCCTTTGGCCATGCCCACGACCATGCCAAGATGATCGTGCAGGAGAATGGAGGCTTGAAGGTACTCATTGAGGCTGCCAAAG cATTCTCTGACAACCCCAGTGTCCTGAGTGAGCTCTGCAGCACTCTATCCCGCCTGGCCGTCCGCAACGAATTCTGCCAGGAAGTCGTCGACCTTGGGGGCCTCGGTGTCCTGGTGGCCCTACTAGCCAACTGCAGCGACCACCAG gACGTTGTAAAGCAAGTGTTGAGTGCCCTGCGGGCCATCGCAGGCAATGATGACGTGAAGGACGCCATTGTCCGAGCTGGCGGGACAGAGTCCATCGTGGCCGCCATGACCCAGCACTTGGCCAGTCCCCAG GTATGTGAGCAGAGCTGTGCGGCCCTGTGCGTCCTGGCCCTGCGGAAGCCAGAGAACAGCCGGGTCATCATGGAGGGCGGCGGCGCCCTGGTGGCACTGCGGGCCATGAAGGCACAccctgcagaggctggagtgcag AAACAGGCCTGCATGCTGATCCGTAACCTGGTGGCCCGCAGCCAGGCCTTCTCACAGCCCATCCTGGACCTGGGGGCTGAAGCACTCATCTTGCAGGCCCGTGCTGCCCACCGTGACTGCGAGGACGTGGCCAAGGCTGCCCTTCGGGACCTTGGCTGCCGTGTTGAGCTGCGAGAGCTGTGGACTGGCCAGAAGGGCAACCTGGCGCCGTGA